The region CACACACCTGTACCCAATACCTAACTCTGTTAAAGTATATTTCATCATTTACCTATACCTAAATGCAATACAGCTAATCTTACCAGTACATGACTAACACTCCTTTTTTTCAATACTCTACTCAAGAGCTGCAGCAGCCAGCAAATATAgaatatttgataaataaataaaataagaaactAAGCAGAAAATATCTTCTAAATTTTCAAATCAAAGATGTTCCGATTTTTGGGCGACTCCCAGGCCCTCcttatgataaaaaataaaataaaaagtcaaaGCATAGGCCATAGATCACATAATACAGGAGATGACAAATCAAAATGCAGATAAATGAAGGAACCAGTAAGAAGATTTCCCCCCACAGATTCACATTATGAAGCTAAAGACAATATCTTTATAAAACAACACGACttaacaattttgttttaatggCATCTCGAGTTTCTGAGCTGCAAATTTGTTGTATAAACCCTAAAAAACTAAGCTATTAGTCTCAGTTCAGTTGCAGAGATGAAAGGCGATGCATTTTGTGAGGAATAGATCCCCAAATACCCACGAACACCAAATTAGCAACCTAGTTAAGAATACTGAAGCTGCAACATCAAAATACAGGATTGTAGAAGAGCAAACCTGATATGAGGAAACACCAGAAAGCAGAGCAGGTGATGGAAGTCGAATCTAGAATTGTGATTTTGGCACGCAGACGACCCATGTAGTTTTCCCCGTCCGCAACGGCCCTCATGCAAAGTTCCAAACAGATGCCCTATGAGTCGTAATCTGCAGAATGCAGAGAGAGAAGCGAAAAGAAAGAATCAGAATCCACCAATGCGTCGATTTCTGGCTCTCGCTTGGTGTTGAGATGCCGTTACCGCCTTTCTTTTAATAATGCTATAACTTGTGGTGGACCAGCGTTAATAACTTTGGAGGGACCATCTTTATTAACGTTGAGGGGGACACCCAAAAAAAACATCTTATGGTTGCATGAAAAGGTAAGTAAAATGTAGTATATAATTATACCAACCTCATTTTTGTTCTCCTTCGAgacttaaaataaatttaatagtgTCACACAATGAATGAATGAGTATTAAATTATGAGCAAAAACGGATGAAGAATGAtatttgtgaattattacaCACTTGTGTATCTATGCACATATATTATCTGTGGTTTGTTTTTGAGAATTAATACAGAttcttatataataattctttttaaaatatattcacaTATAACATGGATACAAGATTTAACAATACGTACAAGCAAATTAATAACAATACGTACAAGCAAATTAAAAGCAGGCAAGCAGCTAGCTGAGAATTGAAAGTTTAATCAGACATGAGTCTTGATAGAAGAACTGTAATGAGTTTCATCATCATAGTACTTAGACCACAGCATAACACCACCATACTTGGAAGATCCTTTGATTGCAGGGAGAACTTTGGAGGTCAAATCTCCGGCCGGAATGAAACCGCTTCCGGCAGCATCAGGAGCAGCAGGCAATCCTAGGAAAATCTTGTCAGCCGGAATGTCGGAAGTCCACTGTTTCCACGCATCTTCAAGGTTGGCAATGTCCCCGGAAGCGTACTGGCATGGCGGATTGTTGTAGAACTGAACCCAAACGTAGTCGAAAACGCCGGTCTTCAAAGCATTCCCAATCCAAGCGTCAGGGAAAGGGCACTGCGGGGCTGCACTCAAGTAAACtttcttccctttcttgctGTACCCAGAAAGGTATTTGGCCAGCACATCCCAGTATTGGTTAGTCCCTCCTTCGATATCGAAGTCGATTCCGTCTAGAACCGCTTTGCCAAGAGGACGATCACTGGATTGTCCTCCCAAGAAACTGTTCCACAGATAAGTGGCAACTTGTCTAGCATCATCCGCAGAGGCAAGATAGTAACTCCCGGCAGCGCCGCCCAGGGACAGCAGGACTTTGACTCCTTTTGCCTGGCAGGATTTGATTTCCGGGGACAACTTGGTACACTCGTTCGTGGATGGATCGCAATGGCCGGCGAGGTTTATTGTCGGCTGGTGACCGTTTCCGAATGTTGCCAAGAAAGCCAAAATCACAAAGTCGTAGTTCCCTGTGGCGCAGGTTTCCTTCAGCGTGCCTTCGTTCCCGTTTTGCCCCCAGTAGATAGCTATTCCACCTGCATCACAACCAACAGACATGATTAACATAGCCATGCAGAGCAGTGAGGAGTTTCTTGCAGAACGCCAAGCCATTCTTGCTGATTTAATTTCTTGAGTTTGAAACTAAGAGATCAAAGCTGTACATGCAAAACATGCTAGAAAATGCCGGATTTTAAAGGAGGATAATCTGTTGTTTTACAGAACTGCTAAGTTGTAATTACGTTAGGCGTAGCTTAGCTTGGCAGCCACGCAGAGCTCGTATGACCAGCAATTCAGATTATAGTGTAGAGGGTCTCTCAGTTCTTGTCCTGTTTGTCCAAAGAACATGATGATACTACAGCAGTCAACTCCATAGCTACAAAACATAATTTTTCTTGTCCTTTTATGATACCCAGATTTCTCATGCTATACTTTTCTTTGtccataataattttttgggcATGGGCATCTCAACAGGCCCAAGATAGCGCATCCAAACTTATCCCTTTTCTACAATTGGGCtatcagcagcagcagcaacttAACTAGTGTTAGTGTAGAATCAGCAGAGCAGAAagaagcatgcatgcatgctgcATGCCTCTTCTTGGAATGAAACACCTAACATTCAGCTTCAAAAAGTCAGCTCTAATTTCATAcaccaaaacaagaaattcttttGTTCAGAAAGTAAATCAAATTATTCTAAGCAGTAATTGGATTCTTTGGTTCAGAAAGTATATCAAATGTGACTCTCTGTTAGTTTCCGAAACAGTTTGTGTCACATGTTCCATGACATCAGCAGCTAATTTCTGGGTACACAAACAATATAAAAACATCTCATGTCCTATTCATGGTCTACCAAATATGTTTTCTTATTCCCCTATTCCCGCCTACAGCCCAGGGACCCCTGTCTTCTTTTTACCAAATAAGCCAAATTTTGGCCTAAGCAGTAAGCAACATACAATTCtgtgtgacaaccaaaggttgAAACTTTTAACATTATTCTTTCCTCACTGCTTATATCATGTTCAAAGTCTATCTGTATTTTTGTATTCATATAAGAAAAGGTGTGGCATATCCACAGCATGGACTAGGCTTCTGCCATGAACATTTTAATGACCACAGCACAAACAACATGAGCATTTGTGCAGATTGATATAACAGACAGCATTCTACAGACCACACAGATATTAATGTCTTAGAATCCATCCAAGATTGTGATGTAAGGTCTGCCTGCCCATCCCTACTAGTATTTAAACAGTGTTAGCCACTTTTCTTTTCCTCCTCATACAAGACCATGGAAAACTTGCAGCCTCTAGCCACAGAAAGTTTTTCATACAGCTGGTTGCTCAATGGAAACCTGCCACTCGATGGCCTTGCAGATTCAGAATCCCCAAGAATATCTATAGATGAAGCTGGCGCCTTCGAAATAACAACATTCATAGTTCATCAGAAAAGATTACTCAATGAAGAAGCACAGAATTTCAACTTTGATCTCCCTGCAGCTAGTTCTGAGTCTGCTATCTTGGTCCATGCTGATGAAATTTTCTCAGAAGGTCAGATCATGCCCCTGTATATCGACAGATCAAAAAATGAAGCTGTAAAAGAATCGTTGAGTAGCTCAATCACAGCACCAGAATCCGCACATACTCCCACGACCCAGAAGGAATTCATTGAGAAATGGAGGGGATTACCAAGCAGAATGTTGCACAAGTGGTTGAGATATTTGAAGCCATTGTTGAAGAGGTTAGGGATGCAAAGAAATACTGCTAAAGTTGGATGCCAAGCCTCTGCACCGCGGTTTACCAAGGCTTATTCTGCTGTTGACAGAACTGGAGAAAAGCAAACAGGCAACAAAAAGAAGCTAAGAAAGACTAGAAGCTGGAGCAATACACCACAAGCATCCCCCTTGCAAAGTCCATACCATTCGACAGACGATAACCATGACAAGGAATGCTTAGTTACTGAAGCAATTCTTCACTGTAAACGATCATTTGGTATGTGCTAGACAGCATCAGTTCTTAACACATTTCCACTGCAAAAACCACAAGCTTTCatcttttaatttcttcctttAATAGGGAAATGAAATAAGAATTGTACATTTTTAACAGAAGAATTTGAAGATATTGCAAAGAGCTGAACATAATGCTTGTACCAATTAATAATAGATTCAGCCTTCTTCTTTGATGTGCATGTAAATTTTGTTCTCCAGACAAAGAAAATAACCATTGCCAGCAGCTAACCAATTTGTACATTTTTCACACAAAAACGAGTGATGTGCAGCACTGCACAATGCAAATGCTTATCTTCTATCTTCTGCAGCCCCTGCCTTACCCTCCCCCACTTTAGCTAGAGATTTTTTAACACATAGCATCATACCACTTTCTTGattgttttctattttgttaATGCAAGCCAATCCTTCAACAAGAATGGTTGATACTGTATCAATCTTAGCCAAGTTGCAAATCTGCTTATTGACTTTCTCAGTTTGAGGAAGACAGTTCTTGATAAGTAGCGGCGAGCAGGAGACAGTGGGGTCCTTGAATGACATTTGTCAGGAGACAGTCCAATTCATGCTTTTTGTTACCATGCAATTCCAATTTTGTCTTTCGTTTATATGTTGTTATCGTGAAGAAGCACCACAAAATCACAGTTGCCATCATTTCAGGCTGGTGTTTTATCGTATCCCAACATAACTTGGGGGACCAAACTCATTCCACATCCTATTTGTCTCCCCGCTGCAAAATACTAACTAGTCTTTTTCCTTAACCAACGTAACGCAGAACTTTTTTCTTGAACAATATAAGCCTATCTGTGTTTTTGTATTCATATAATGAAGGGTGTGGGGATGTCCACAACACGGACTAGGCATACTTTAATGACAATACTGCAAAGAACATTAACATTTGTACAGATTGTCGAAACTCTAGAAATCAAACTTCCATTCTGTGTCTCCACGTCTACACTGCAGCTCAGGTCTGCATAGAATGCTATCCTTACCTAAAATTTTGATTGAaattttatagaaattattttagatttttcttTACTAATAGTAGAAATTAGTGTCtggctaaaatttatttttttccggTCAAAATTATTATCATATCGAAGATTAAATATCAGAAAAATTTGGCCGAGGGTTCCAGATGCACCAAAAATGACAACATATGCAGGCATCCTACGATTCGGCAGACGTTTAATCTGCGAAGGTATTGATTTTAAATGTTAGAGAGGCATCGTTCCAGTATATTACCCTCTCCGCTGGGACCTTCGCCCCAATACAATTTGTTTCAACAAAGTATGTCAGAATTTTAGATCTTAGGACGAAAATTAACCAAATCGGACAACAATCCGACCGGCGATCTGCATTCTGGAATCAATTTCCGAAGGCAAACTTGGCCGAGAACGCATTTCAGGTAGCGTTCCCTCCATAGGTCCTTCGTTTATCACACTACCTTAAAAATCAgcactgaaaaataaaatccgaCAAAGAGAGATGCTCGGTGAATACGAACCATAGATGTAAAGCTCATCTTGCGAAACGCAATCATATGATTTTTCATCAAACCTCGTCATTGCATCTCTCTTTTCAATATCCTAATAACAAATCTAATACGCCATGAAAATATACAGACGAAGGAGATGATATATGAGGAGGACGACGGCTATGGCATTATAACATTAGGGTTTATATGCTGAGAGTGAGATGGCTACTGTTTACCTCACATTGCATTTTATAGGGCCTATGGTCTGTTTCAATTTTCAATACACTCCTTTTGACTATTTTACTTTACAAACTAATCCTCTAATTTCCTGGAATATATTCATGACCCTCTCTACTTTTCAATATATTCCACACCCACCTTTATAAAAATGGAATCCTAATGGTTGGTTCAATTATAAGAATCATACCATATGATTAAATTACAATAGAGGCTATCAAATAATGAAGCTAAGAAGAAGAGTGATGTACTTTTAacttttcaatgattttgtacaaattaaaaatatattaatcttaTCAAACATTTTGATGAAACTTGTAAATAGTTAAtacatacaaaataatataatatcctTTAATGTATTCGTACGAAAGTTAGTATGCGAAGCTGGTAAAAGATAATTATGAGCATGCATGTTCTTGCCGCAGTAGAGCACGGGGCTTTGGGCTTGAAGGCCTACACAATGTGATACCTCCGCATGTGCACCATTGAGTAGTCCCAAATCAAGGCGGTTACGAATCGAAACCCGCGTGCTTAAGTGTCCCAAGGCAGACATGGTAGCTTGGGTCGCGCCGTGCTCCCTCCACCTTTTGTCACTCGGACCAACCTCTGATGGTCGAGGGGAATTGACCTCCTCGTCAAGATGAGGTTCGGGTGTACGAGATCGACGGGTGCTCGGCTCGGCTCGCCTCGATGGGTTGGGGCCAAGTGGAGGAGCCAAGAGGCTACCTTGGAGTCCATCCACGGGTTGTGTCAATAAAGCAGTAGCTTGCCGAAGCGTGGCCACCCTCTTTTGAAAGCTCAGGTCTGTAGGTGGAGCAAGTGGGATCAGCTCGGCTTGACGATTGTTATTTATCAAATCCCTGAGGTCTTCGGTCGACCTCATGGCCAGTGTTTTCCTACTCACCGTCTCGTTAGGATCATTGGGCCGGGAGGGAGTACGAGTACCACACGAGTTGTGAAAATTGTGGGAGTTATATCTTGACATTGCCATAGCTAGGGATATAACGCGCTCGAGCATGACGTCGAAccctcaatgaaagcaccaatgatggattttaatatCACGGTTGGCCCAAATTAATAAACCCGAATATGTTTGTAGGATATGACAAAGGTAAGAATCGaacaaaaaatatgtaataatatgaCAAAATGGATATATCACAAAgataattttgtattaaatCAATACGAGTTGCTATTACAAGAAAGATTCATGTAATAATCCGACAAATGTGTTCTTAAGACAAGTTGTGTCCTTGATCGGACACTAAGGAGCACTTTTATACCAAATTGACCTAACAACCCCAAAGAGAACAGTGGAGGGTCACCCCATCGACATTGGGCCCCACCTAACGTTGCACTATCGCGCATGCGAGGATCAAGTATTTTGGCCGAGGGTTGACCTCGGCCAAAGTGACAGACTCGGCCGAGGCCTGACCTTGACCAAGGTGGCTGACCTTGATCGAGGTATGACCTCCACCCAGGTTGCTCGCCCAGACCCGCTTCGCGTTGATCTTGCTTTggatcaattttaatttattccatCGTATAATTATCCTGCCAATATTTGTAGTtatcggcaaattattgtatggaccatggtccacacagctgtgtggaccataataaaatgtgcatttttaatgtactgaatgtacattatttttataatgtacatcccctgaatataatgtatattatttttatactgaatatacattatttttatattgaatgtgcattatttgatagtatggtccacacaggtgtgtggaccataatgatTGATAGTTATCTTgaagaagatgaatccttttgTTATGGATTACTAGTACATAATAGTTACTACTTGGGGCCTCCATATGAGGAGCCCAATTCAAAACTCCATTTACCACTTACAATCCAAGTCACACcataattaattgcattgtaCGTCACATTCTTTGAATAACTCCATCATCTACGCGCAGTAATTCTGCTTATTTATGAAAACCCCCGCAATATTTCCTTCCCCAGATCTACCATTCAATTCAATTTGCCACAAAACCATTACTTCTCTTCAAATCTCACTTTGTCTTCTTTGCGTCTTGGTTGTCTTCACATTCTCTCGCTAATTCTATGCTTTTTTTGGGGAAGCTGCGTTGAAGCCTTGAAGGTTAACTGTTTTTTTCGAGAGCAGTGAAATTATGTGGAGCTCAATCGAAAGTTTGAAGGAGAATTTGAATAGAATCGCGCTTGAGATACACGAGgacgatgatgatgacgatCCCCAGCTTTCAGTTTCCAGCAATTCAGGTGATTCAGTCCACAATTCAGTACTTTCACCCGCCAATCGAAGGATTTCTCGGAATTTCTCCCCTTCCAAATCGCCGGCACAACATAATCATCATTCTCCGATTGCGAATGGCCTCGATTCCGCTCACAAGTTTGAAGTACTAAGCTCACTCTATCTCTCTGTGAAATCTGAGCTCGAGGTTCTTTTTAACTACTAATATGGATACCGATGCAATCGGGATTTAGGGCGTTCCAAGcttgttctttttatttatttaggtgGTTTCAGTGCACTCTTGTGACGTGATCTACAAATTAGTTGGAGAGTTGGGCTTCTAGTTTCTCTGTTAGAGCCCTTTATCAGTGCATTGAGCTAATTCATTATTATTCAGCACGATTGAGAATCAGTTTACTTTTAATAATGTGCCCGCACGGATTTGTTATTTTAGGTGAAATCTGCTGTTGATAATTCAACTAGGCTGGAGAAAGTTGCTGCTTTGTATTCTGTGGTTCATGTGATTAATATGCTAATTTTCTCATTTAGTAGAGCTGCATTGTACATGAATTTTCTCTGTTGTTTGGGGGTGAGGATAAGGGGTCAATAATATGTTATTAATCTGCCTGGAGGTGGCTGCAGTCAATCTTTATGACCAATACACAAAACTTCTATTAAGCTATTTGTTATTAGTATATCCTTGCAATCTTGCATATGTACTCATTGGCAAACTAATAAAACATTCCTTCCTTTGACTTATGTTGTAGATTGAAAAATACAAAGCAGAAATCAATAGGTTGAAAGAATCTGAAGCTGAAATTAAAGCATTGTCTGTTAACTATGCTGCATTGTTAAAGGAGAAAGAGGTAATCATCAATCTGAACTACAAATTCTCTTGATCCTCCAAACAATCATTTTCTTAATGCATAGtattctcttttgaaattatgTTCTTCATTTCATTGTGGCATTAATGTTCTCTTCCTTTGATCTAAGAGTAGTTTCTCGCTTttcaaaactaattaattttcattttacaggATCAAATCGGAAGGTTGAGTGAAGAAAATAGTTCACTGAAGCAAAATCCACAAATGAGTCCTACACAGACTGCATCTAGACACTCATCCAGGGTACTAATTTGATCATTTGATATtgtgcatttatttatttagttttcttTCAATGCTGcttatttgttctaattttcTTAAAGATGCACTTTATTTACTCTCACCCCTGTTCTTAGTTATTTGTTGTTACCAGACAGTAATTTTCCTTCTCTTCTATTCTTTTTATCTCACAGATTTGCTAGCCCATGTACTTAGGTGTCATTTGATTCATGTGACTGAATTGGCAATTCCCCCATTCCGATgcttatattattttttcttaatccCAACCCGTTGGCCTGATTCTTTTATAGTTTTATCCTAGATACTGGGCTTGTTATATTCTTGAGGGAATCCCCTCACTATTAGCAAAAGGAATTGTTATTTGTTAACCCCCCTTTAAACCAAACAAGCACTTAATGAATTGTTATGTGGGTTTGTTTAGGGGAGCAGTGATCAATCACCAATTCGTCATCATAAAATTCTAGCAAAAAATCACACTGTAGGAAGCCCAACCAGTAATGGTGTTTTGCCCAGGCATGATGGACTAAGCAATGGAGAAAGTTTTGGACGTGAGAAGGTAATATcgcactttttaaaaaaaaaattattcaaatgaaTCATATTCTATTTACTTTTGCTGAACCTTCTCCTTTTTTCTCTCTTAATGGAAAATATGCTTCCTGTTTTGATTTGGTTCAAGTGTTATCATATCATGGGATCTTAACTGCTTTTGCCTATTACGTTGGATGCTTTTATAACAAACAACATTGACAGATATATAATGCTTCTAGGAGCTTGCAGATTTGCTGGAAGAGAAGAACAGGTCTCTTATATCCATGCAATCGGGTTATGAGTTACAGATAAA is a window of Ipomoea triloba cultivar NCNSP0323 chromosome 11, ASM357664v1 DNA encoding:
- the LOC115997402 gene encoding probable membrane-associated kinase regulator 6 gives rise to the protein MENLQPLATESFSYSWLLNGNLPLDGLADSESPRISIDEAGAFEITTFIVHQKRLLNEEAQNFNFDLPAASSESAILVHADEIFSEGQIMPLYIDRSKNEAVKESLSSSITAPESAHTPTTQKEFIEKWRGLPSRMLHKWLRYLKPLLKRLGMQRNTAKVGCQASAPRFTKAYSAVDRTGEKQTGNKKKLRKTRSWSNTPQASPLQSPYHSTDDNHDKECLVTEAILHCKRSFGMC
- the LOC115997448 gene encoding acidic endochitinase-like codes for the protein MAWRSARNSSLLCMAMLIMSVGCDAGGIAIYWGQNGNEGTLKETCATGNYDFVILAFLATFGNGHQPTINLAGHCDPSTNECTKLSPEIKSCQAKGVKVLLSLGGAAGSYYLASADDARQVATYLWNSFLGGQSSDRPLGKAVLDGIDFDIEGGTNQYWDVLAKYLSGYSKKGKKVYLSAAPQCPFPDAWIGNALKTGVFDYVWVQFYNNPPCQYASGDIANLEDAWKQWTSDIPADKIFLGLPAAPDAAGSGFIPAGDLTSKVLPAIKGSSKYGGVMLWSKYYDDETHYSSSIKTHV